Proteins encoded in a region of the Amia ocellicauda isolate fAmiCal2 chromosome 19, fAmiCal2.hap1, whole genome shotgun sequence genome:
- the LOC136714422 gene encoding protein BCAP isoform X3, which yields MESGRRKKKGKMVYRPHSPEKYKPKTDITAKQAERICRVIQSSDLDFERDTDVPAKWDDGRFDRSNGSRDEFAGGRKDILFEERSEEMLHGSRRSAGGLSPELVDRTEELDETGTSAGQTSSYLRTTDLEMGRLSNDAAPDKKLFLKTLIEAESAANSAAIQLVSFKDTLSDLPSGSCFAAPDKLTMSRQKNLLLEKLENFKGVNKALRQQLKELQKQEESRHQADRHIDILLKKLTETETENLHLRRNLNEKERRVEELLDLCRKETENSDTVVQLSKSVEATRAHLQGRLRSKEAENNRLAVQLRSLERTITEQKLEMENLKQQITSIVDKAGQEKEALKKATRAQKQRAERFEAAIEKCYSQMQEKDAKLTESLSAANTWRRHYEELTKEKAQLEIQIGTLQMQITDLGEQLQKGRDHARISNEELLHKVEKLHSENADVNLENAKLKATISDLEEKVAHSLAELQEQTAVSQQQKDLVEQYKTQVKELQKEADDLKTSFEAFLKENQVTQDGKEAEIKKVKEQLEARVKELEVYPDLLKAAEQRLHDCQQQLLLCERRCSDKSASVSQQQVKVDEQTQQLKSSLDVKDSLQEANLQLQLRMDALQRKTEEIESENRELVSKLSSQEEALHYSGKQLEKRSAECLSLTRQLEAALADVRQQVSEVKEKAFDRERALQSKILELETEKSRRDKELKQLRQSKQSTEKQYEVRLKDLQLSLEQSESHKQSIQNYVDFLKNSYATMFGEGLSPSFGTSSF from the exons ATGGAAAGTGGACGAAGAAAGAAGAAAGGCAAAATGGTTTACAGACCCCATAGTCCTGAG AAGTATAAGCCCAAGACAGATATCACAGCCAAACAGGCAGAGAGGATTTGTAGAGTGATCCAGTCAAGTGACTTAGACTTTGAGAGAGACACGGATGTGCCTGCTAAGTGGGATGATGGCCGCTTTGATCGAAGCAATGGAAGCAGAGATGAA TTTGCAGGAGGAAGGAAGGATATTTTGTTTGAAGAGAGGTCAGAGGAAATGCTACACGGTTCCCGGAGGAGCGCAGGCGGGCTCTCGCCAGAACTGGTGGACCGCACAGAGGAGCTGGACGAGACCGGCACGAGTGCTGGGCAAACGAGCTCCTACCTGAGAACCACGGACTTGGAGATGGGCAG ATTGAGCAATGATGCTGCTCCAgataagaagctttttttgaAGACCCTCATTGAAGCCGAATCGGCTGCCAATTCTGCAGCTATACAACTTGTGTCTTTTAAGGACACTTTGAGTGACCTCCCAAGT GGTTCGTGTTTTGCTGCTCCGGACAAGTTGACAATGTCACGGCAGAAGAATCTGTTGCTGGAGAAGCTGGAGAATTTTAAAGGCGTGAATAAAGCTCTCCGTCAGCAACTGAAGGAACTGCAAAAGCAAGAA GAAAGCCGTCACCAGGCCGACAGACACATTGATATCTTACTGAAGAAGCTGACGGAGACGGAGACTGAGAATCTG cactTAAGGAGGAAtctaaatgaaaaagaaagacggGTTGAAGAACTGTTGGATTTGTGCAGAAAGGAAACG GAGAATTCAGACACAGTGGTGCAGCTCTCGAAGTCCGTGGAAGCGACACGGGCGCACTTACAGGGACGGCTTCGCAGCAAGGAGGCCGAGAATAACCGCTTGGCTGTGCAGTTACGG agTTTGGAAAGGACAATAACTGAACAGAAGTTAGAGATGGAAAACCTGAAGCAACAGATAACCTCCATTGTGGATAAAGCGGGACAAGAGAAAGAGGCGTTGAAGAAAGCCACGAGAGCTCAGAAACAGAGAGCTGAGCGCTTTGAGGCGGCCATCGAAAAATGTTACAGCCAGATGCAAGAGAAG gaTGCGAAGCTAACTGAAAGCCTGTCAGCTGCCAACACATGGAGAAGACATTACGAAGAGCTGACCAAGGAGAAGGCGCAGTTGGAAATCCAGATAGGGACTCTACAGAT GCAGATCACAGACTTGGGTGAGCAGCTGCAGAAAGGAAGGGACCATGCCAGAATTTCAAATGAGGAGCTTCTGCACAAAGTAGAGAAACTCCATTCTGAAAATGCAGATGTTAACCTtgaaaatgcaaaactgaag gCCACTATATCTGATTTAGAAGAGAAAGTGGCCCATTCGCTGGCTGAGCTCCAAGAACAGACGGCAGTTTCACAACAACAGAAAGACCTGGTTGAGCAGTACAAAACTCAG GTAAAAGAGCTGCAGAAGGAGGCAGACGATCTGAAAACCAGCTTTGAGgcctttttaaaagaaaatcaggTGACACAAGATGGGAAAGAGGCAGAGATAAAAAAG GTAAAAGAGCAGCTGGAGGCTCGGGTGAAGGAGCTGGAAGTTTACCCAGATTTACTGAAGGCAGCCGAGCAAAGGCTGCACGACTGCCAGCAACAGCTCCTGCTCTGCGAGAGAAGATGCTCAGACAAGTCCGCTTCTGTTAGTCAGCAGCAGGTTAAG GTGGACGAACAAACCCAGCAACTGAAATCATCTCTAGATGTGAAGGACTCGCTGCAGGAGGCCAACTTGCAGTTACAGCTCAGAATGGATGCCCTTCAGAG gAAAACCGAAGAAATTGAGTCTGAGAATCGGGAGCTTGTCAGCAAATTGTCAAGCCAGGAAGAGGCTCTCCATTACAGTGGAAAACAGCTGGAGAAGAGGTCTGCCGAGTGCCTGTCTCTGACTCGGCAGCTGGAGGCGGCGCTAGCGGACGTCAGACAGCAG GTTTCCGAAGTGAAGGAGAAGGCCTTTGATAGAGAGAGGGCCCTTCAGAGCAAAATACTTGAGCTGGAAACCGAGAAAAGCAGACGAGACAAGGAGTTGAAACAACTGAGGCAAAGCAAACAATCG aCTGAAAAGCAGTACGAAGTTCGTTTAAAAGATTTGCAGCTGAGTTTGGAGCAATCGGAAAGCCACAAACAGAGCATCCAGAACTATGTGGATTTTCTTAAAAACTCCTACGCTACTATGTTTGGGGAAGGCCTTTCACCAAGTTTCGGAACATCTTCCTTTTAA
- the LOC136714422 gene encoding protein BCAP isoform X1 has protein sequence MKSRSISPVHVHIEDITPVHVHVQRSQSLPASTQKSHVVRFPSADMESGRRKKKGKMVYRPHSPEKYKPKTDITAKQAERICRVIQSSDLDFERDTDVPAKWDDGRFDRSNGSRDEFAGGRKDILFEERSEEMLHGSRRSAGGLSPELVDRTEELDETGTSAGQTSSYLRTTDLEMGRLSNDAAPDKKLFLKTLIEAESAANSAAIQLVSFKDTLSDLPSGSCFAAPDKLTMSRQKNLLLEKLENFKGVNKALRQQLKELQKQEESRHQADRHIDILLKKLTETETENLHLRRNLNEKERRVEELLDLCRKETENSDTVVQLSKSVEATRAHLQGRLRSKEAENNRLAVQLRSLERTITEQKLEMENLKQQITSIVDKAGQEKEALKKATRAQKQRAERFEAAIEKCYSQMQEKDAKLTESLSAANTWRRHYEELTKEKAQLEIQIGTLQMQITDLGEQLQKGRDHARISNEELLHKVEKLHSENADVNLENAKLKATISDLEEKVAHSLAELQEQTAVSQQQKDLVEQYKTQVKELQKEADDLKTSFEAFLKENQVTQDGKEAEIKKVKEQLEARVKELEVYPDLLKAAEQRLHDCQQQLLLCERRCSDKSASVSQQQVKVDEQTQQLKSSLDVKDSLQEANLQLQLRMDALQRKTEEIESENRELVSKLSSQEEALHYSGKQLEKRSAECLSLTRQLEAALADVRQQVSEVKEKAFDRERALQSKILELETEKSRRDKELKQLRQSKQSTEKQYEVRLKDLQLSLEQSESHKQSIQNYVDFLKNSYATMFGEGLSPSFGTSSF, from the exons ATGAAGTCTCGCTCGATTTCCCCAGTTCATGTCCATATAGAGGACATCACTCCTGTCCATGTCCATGTGCAGAGAAGCCAGTCTTTACCCGCATCCACACAG AAATCTCATGTAGTCAGATTTCCTTCAGCTGACATGGAAAGTGGACGAAGAAAGAAGAAAGGCAAAATGGTTTACAGACCCCATAGTCCTGAG AAGTATAAGCCCAAGACAGATATCACAGCCAAACAGGCAGAGAGGATTTGTAGAGTGATCCAGTCAAGTGACTTAGACTTTGAGAGAGACACGGATGTGCCTGCTAAGTGGGATGATGGCCGCTTTGATCGAAGCAATGGAAGCAGAGATGAA TTTGCAGGAGGAAGGAAGGATATTTTGTTTGAAGAGAGGTCAGAGGAAATGCTACACGGTTCCCGGAGGAGCGCAGGCGGGCTCTCGCCAGAACTGGTGGACCGCACAGAGGAGCTGGACGAGACCGGCACGAGTGCTGGGCAAACGAGCTCCTACCTGAGAACCACGGACTTGGAGATGGGCAG ATTGAGCAATGATGCTGCTCCAgataagaagctttttttgaAGACCCTCATTGAAGCCGAATCGGCTGCCAATTCTGCAGCTATACAACTTGTGTCTTTTAAGGACACTTTGAGTGACCTCCCAAGT GGTTCGTGTTTTGCTGCTCCGGACAAGTTGACAATGTCACGGCAGAAGAATCTGTTGCTGGAGAAGCTGGAGAATTTTAAAGGCGTGAATAAAGCTCTCCGTCAGCAACTGAAGGAACTGCAAAAGCAAGAA GAAAGCCGTCACCAGGCCGACAGACACATTGATATCTTACTGAAGAAGCTGACGGAGACGGAGACTGAGAATCTG cactTAAGGAGGAAtctaaatgaaaaagaaagacggGTTGAAGAACTGTTGGATTTGTGCAGAAAGGAAACG GAGAATTCAGACACAGTGGTGCAGCTCTCGAAGTCCGTGGAAGCGACACGGGCGCACTTACAGGGACGGCTTCGCAGCAAGGAGGCCGAGAATAACCGCTTGGCTGTGCAGTTACGG agTTTGGAAAGGACAATAACTGAACAGAAGTTAGAGATGGAAAACCTGAAGCAACAGATAACCTCCATTGTGGATAAAGCGGGACAAGAGAAAGAGGCGTTGAAGAAAGCCACGAGAGCTCAGAAACAGAGAGCTGAGCGCTTTGAGGCGGCCATCGAAAAATGTTACAGCCAGATGCAAGAGAAG gaTGCGAAGCTAACTGAAAGCCTGTCAGCTGCCAACACATGGAGAAGACATTACGAAGAGCTGACCAAGGAGAAGGCGCAGTTGGAAATCCAGATAGGGACTCTACAGAT GCAGATCACAGACTTGGGTGAGCAGCTGCAGAAAGGAAGGGACCATGCCAGAATTTCAAATGAGGAGCTTCTGCACAAAGTAGAGAAACTCCATTCTGAAAATGCAGATGTTAACCTtgaaaatgcaaaactgaag gCCACTATATCTGATTTAGAAGAGAAAGTGGCCCATTCGCTGGCTGAGCTCCAAGAACAGACGGCAGTTTCACAACAACAGAAAGACCTGGTTGAGCAGTACAAAACTCAG GTAAAAGAGCTGCAGAAGGAGGCAGACGATCTGAAAACCAGCTTTGAGgcctttttaaaagaaaatcaggTGACACAAGATGGGAAAGAGGCAGAGATAAAAAAG GTAAAAGAGCAGCTGGAGGCTCGGGTGAAGGAGCTGGAAGTTTACCCAGATTTACTGAAGGCAGCCGAGCAAAGGCTGCACGACTGCCAGCAACAGCTCCTGCTCTGCGAGAGAAGATGCTCAGACAAGTCCGCTTCTGTTAGTCAGCAGCAGGTTAAG GTGGACGAACAAACCCAGCAACTGAAATCATCTCTAGATGTGAAGGACTCGCTGCAGGAGGCCAACTTGCAGTTACAGCTCAGAATGGATGCCCTTCAGAG gAAAACCGAAGAAATTGAGTCTGAGAATCGGGAGCTTGTCAGCAAATTGTCAAGCCAGGAAGAGGCTCTCCATTACAGTGGAAAACAGCTGGAGAAGAGGTCTGCCGAGTGCCTGTCTCTGACTCGGCAGCTGGAGGCGGCGCTAGCGGACGTCAGACAGCAG GTTTCCGAAGTGAAGGAGAAGGCCTTTGATAGAGAGAGGGCCCTTCAGAGCAAAATACTTGAGCTGGAAACCGAGAAAAGCAGACGAGACAAGGAGTTGAAACAACTGAGGCAAAGCAAACAATCG aCTGAAAAGCAGTACGAAGTTCGTTTAAAAGATTTGCAGCTGAGTTTGGAGCAATCGGAAAGCCACAAACAGAGCATCCAGAACTATGTGGATTTTCTTAAAAACTCCTACGCTACTATGTTTGGGGAAGGCCTTTCACCAAGTTTCGGAACATCTTCCTTTTAA
- the LOC136714422 gene encoding protein BCAP isoform X2, giving the protein MKSRSISPVHVHIEDITPVHVHVQRSQSLPASTQKSHVVRFPSADMESGRRKKKGKMVYRPHSPEKYKPKTDITAKQAERICRVIQSSDLDFERDTDVPAKWDDGRFDRSNGSRDEFAGGRKDILFEERSEEMLHGSRRSAGGLSPELVDRTEELDETGTSAGQTSSYLRTTDLEMGRLSNDAAPDKKLFLKTLIEAESAANSAAIQLVSFKDTLSDLPSGSCFAAPDKLTMSRQKNLLLEKLENFKGVNKALRQQLKELQKQEESRHQADRHIDILLKKLTETETENLHLRRNLNEKERRVEELLDLCRKETENSDTVVQLSKSVEATRAHLQGRLRSKEAENNRLAVQLRSLERTITEQKLEMENLKQQITSIVDKAGQEKEALKKATRAQKQRAERFEAAIEKCYSQMQEKDAKLTESLSAANTWRRHYEELTKEKAQLEIQIGTLQMQITDLGEQLQKGRDHARISNEELLHKVEKLHSENADVNLENAKLKATISDLEEKVAHSLAELQEQTAVSQQQKDLVEQYKTQVKELQKEADDLKTSFEAFLKENQVTQDGKEAEIKKVDEQTQQLKSSLDVKDSLQEANLQLQLRMDALQRKTEEIESENRELVSKLSSQEEALHYSGKQLEKRSAECLSLTRQLEAALADVRQQVSEVKEKAFDRERALQSKILELETEKSRRDKELKQLRQSKQSTEKQYEVRLKDLQLSLEQSESHKQSIQNYVDFLKNSYATMFGEGLSPSFGTSSF; this is encoded by the exons ATGAAGTCTCGCTCGATTTCCCCAGTTCATGTCCATATAGAGGACATCACTCCTGTCCATGTCCATGTGCAGAGAAGCCAGTCTTTACCCGCATCCACACAG AAATCTCATGTAGTCAGATTTCCTTCAGCTGACATGGAAAGTGGACGAAGAAAGAAGAAAGGCAAAATGGTTTACAGACCCCATAGTCCTGAG AAGTATAAGCCCAAGACAGATATCACAGCCAAACAGGCAGAGAGGATTTGTAGAGTGATCCAGTCAAGTGACTTAGACTTTGAGAGAGACACGGATGTGCCTGCTAAGTGGGATGATGGCCGCTTTGATCGAAGCAATGGAAGCAGAGATGAA TTTGCAGGAGGAAGGAAGGATATTTTGTTTGAAGAGAGGTCAGAGGAAATGCTACACGGTTCCCGGAGGAGCGCAGGCGGGCTCTCGCCAGAACTGGTGGACCGCACAGAGGAGCTGGACGAGACCGGCACGAGTGCTGGGCAAACGAGCTCCTACCTGAGAACCACGGACTTGGAGATGGGCAG ATTGAGCAATGATGCTGCTCCAgataagaagctttttttgaAGACCCTCATTGAAGCCGAATCGGCTGCCAATTCTGCAGCTATACAACTTGTGTCTTTTAAGGACACTTTGAGTGACCTCCCAAGT GGTTCGTGTTTTGCTGCTCCGGACAAGTTGACAATGTCACGGCAGAAGAATCTGTTGCTGGAGAAGCTGGAGAATTTTAAAGGCGTGAATAAAGCTCTCCGTCAGCAACTGAAGGAACTGCAAAAGCAAGAA GAAAGCCGTCACCAGGCCGACAGACACATTGATATCTTACTGAAGAAGCTGACGGAGACGGAGACTGAGAATCTG cactTAAGGAGGAAtctaaatgaaaaagaaagacggGTTGAAGAACTGTTGGATTTGTGCAGAAAGGAAACG GAGAATTCAGACACAGTGGTGCAGCTCTCGAAGTCCGTGGAAGCGACACGGGCGCACTTACAGGGACGGCTTCGCAGCAAGGAGGCCGAGAATAACCGCTTGGCTGTGCAGTTACGG agTTTGGAAAGGACAATAACTGAACAGAAGTTAGAGATGGAAAACCTGAAGCAACAGATAACCTCCATTGTGGATAAAGCGGGACAAGAGAAAGAGGCGTTGAAGAAAGCCACGAGAGCTCAGAAACAGAGAGCTGAGCGCTTTGAGGCGGCCATCGAAAAATGTTACAGCCAGATGCAAGAGAAG gaTGCGAAGCTAACTGAAAGCCTGTCAGCTGCCAACACATGGAGAAGACATTACGAAGAGCTGACCAAGGAGAAGGCGCAGTTGGAAATCCAGATAGGGACTCTACAGAT GCAGATCACAGACTTGGGTGAGCAGCTGCAGAAAGGAAGGGACCATGCCAGAATTTCAAATGAGGAGCTTCTGCACAAAGTAGAGAAACTCCATTCTGAAAATGCAGATGTTAACCTtgaaaatgcaaaactgaag gCCACTATATCTGATTTAGAAGAGAAAGTGGCCCATTCGCTGGCTGAGCTCCAAGAACAGACGGCAGTTTCACAACAACAGAAAGACCTGGTTGAGCAGTACAAAACTCAG GTAAAAGAGCTGCAGAAGGAGGCAGACGATCTGAAAACCAGCTTTGAGgcctttttaaaagaaaatcaggTGACACAAGATGGGAAAGAGGCAGAGATAAAAAAG GTGGACGAACAAACCCAGCAACTGAAATCATCTCTAGATGTGAAGGACTCGCTGCAGGAGGCCAACTTGCAGTTACAGCTCAGAATGGATGCCCTTCAGAG gAAAACCGAAGAAATTGAGTCTGAGAATCGGGAGCTTGTCAGCAAATTGTCAAGCCAGGAAGAGGCTCTCCATTACAGTGGAAAACAGCTGGAGAAGAGGTCTGCCGAGTGCCTGTCTCTGACTCGGCAGCTGGAGGCGGCGCTAGCGGACGTCAGACAGCAG GTTTCCGAAGTGAAGGAGAAGGCCTTTGATAGAGAGAGGGCCCTTCAGAGCAAAATACTTGAGCTGGAAACCGAGAAAAGCAGACGAGACAAGGAGTTGAAACAACTGAGGCAAAGCAAACAATCG aCTGAAAAGCAGTACGAAGTTCGTTTAAAAGATTTGCAGCTGAGTTTGGAGCAATCGGAAAGCCACAAACAGAGCATCCAGAACTATGTGGATTTTCTTAAAAACTCCTACGCTACTATGTTTGGGGAAGGCCTTTCACCAAGTTTCGGAACATCTTCCTTTTAA
- the LOC136714423 gene encoding E3 ubiquitin-protein ligase TRIM69: MQSGIALDEELICAVCHDIFVEPVTLPCGHNFCETCVQQLKKMSLGRRRKLEFTCPLCLAPCDTRIHLKKNVVLHNIIEKYHQLHLSSGSGSGDIPCSVCKGQQRLPAEKSCVSCGESYCTLHVMPHLENEFFRQHVLVKPTTDTSRLCKEHGKDLELYCKTDRTPLCVYCMLPAEAEHLAGHDVVKLGETVNIVKADCQATLASIKESCSEVTASLLKMEESVSFAKEDLKRQQYTGFLNKIKLFLTIEEEAWQKRFSVDMMLDSRRIKCKVENLKLLQGRLQEAKEALEKALILQDPLTLLQLMKTADWSDLFQREVCSSKIQKVMDSVNSPSSIFKRRPPVFGSLAGVFPGDEIKLDPKTAHPQLQLSEECTAVCVTCDKHVDDNNSERFSSSYCVLGSNAFKRGLHYWEVTVRDLASWALGIAYHSISRDPPGCNLGSDDKSWALSYSDSTGQLCAQHDQHVFSFTTERAPEKIGLFLDKDSGIFSFYNADVLKCLYTFYCDLKWPVFPVFCPKLVKDGKFVSAAMKIENPGFV, from the exons ATGCAGTCCGGCATTGCCCTGGATGAAGAGCTCATTTGCGCCGTCTGCCATGACATTTTTGTGGAACCCGTCACCCTACCCTGTGGGCATAATTTCTGCGAAACATGCGTCCAGCAGCTGAAAAAAATGTCTCTGGGTAGGAGAAGAAAGCTGGAATTCACCTGCCCCCTCTGCCTCGCTCCCTGCGACACCAGGATCCACCTGAAAAAAAACGTGGTGCTGCACAACATCATCGAGAAGTACCACCAACTGCACCTGAGCAGCGGCAGCGGCAGCGGCGACATCCCCTGCAGTGTCTGCAAAGGCCAGCAGCGCCTCCCGGCCGAGAAGAGCTGCGTGAGCTGCGGGGAGTCCTACTGCACCCTGCATGTCATGCCGCATCTGGAAAATGAGTTTTTCCGCCAACACGTGTTAGTGAAGCCCACCACAGACACCAGCAGGCTGTGCAAGGAGCACGGCAAAGACCTGGAGTTGTACTGCAAGACTGATCGCACCCCCCTGTGCGTGTATTGCATGCTGCCGGCAGAGGCTGAGCACCTGGCCGGTCATGACGTGGTTAAACTCGGGGAAACGGTGAACATCGTCAAG GCGGATTGTCAAGCAACACTCGCAAGTATAAAAGAAAGCTGTTCAGAAGTCACTGCCAGCCTTTTGAAAATGGAAGAATCTGTATCTTTCGCAAAG GAGGATCTTAAAAGACAACAATACACAGGCTTCTTGAACAAAATCAAACTGTTCCTGACCATTGAGGAAGAAGCTTGGCAGAAACGGTTTTCCGTCGATATGATGCTGGACAGTAGACGGATAAAATGCAAAGTGGAGAACCTGAAGCTGTTGCAAGGAAGACTACAAGAGGCCAAGGAGGCTTTAGAGAAGGCCCTCATCCTCCAGGACCCCTTGACACTTCTACAG cttaTGAAAACTGCTGACTG GAGTGATCTATTTCAAAGAGAGGTTTGTTCCAGTAAGATTCAAAAAGTTATGGACTCTGTTAACTCTCCATCCAGTATTTTCAAAAGAAGACCGCCTGTCTTTGGTTCTCTTGCTGGGGTATTTCCAG GTGATGAAATAAAACTGGACCCAAAAACGGCACATCCACAGTTACAGCTGAGTGAAGAatgcactgcagtgtgtgtAACGTGCGACAAGCACGTCGACGACAATAACTCCGAGCGCTTCAGCAGTTCTTACTGTGTACTTGGATCTAATGCCTTCAAAAGAGGGTTGCACTATTGGGAGGTCACCGTAAGAGATCTTGCCTCCTGGGCTCTGGGAATCGCTTATCACAGTATCTCCAGGGATCCTCCCGGCTGTAATCTGGGGAGCGATGACAAGTCCTGGGCTCTGTCGTACAGCGATAGCACAGGGCAGCTCTGCGCGCAGCACGACCAGCATGTGTTCTCGTTCACTACCGAAAGGGCGCCCGAGAAAATAGGCCTGTTTTTGGACAAAGACAGTGGGATTTTTTCCTTTTACAATGCCGATGTGCTCAAGTGTCTCTACACGTTTTATTGTGACTTGAAATGGCCCGTGTTCCCAGTGTTTTGTCCCAAATTGGTTAAAGATGGCAAGTTTGTTAGTGCAGCAATGAAGATTGAGAACCCAGGCTTTGTTTAA